From a single Pseudomonas serboccidentalis genomic region:
- a CDS encoding sensor domain-containing diguanylate cyclase, translated as MTIPIHDPLQPPGTLKRLPLRKAAALFIVAVCLCLSGLLYLQLEQTRRQDLATAQIASSNLTRAMAQQAEDTFLAADLVLTSLVDWVENDGYGAAQRPRLQKTFARRVQQLQQLDGMFLFDRDGQWVITSYPDLPRGNSVADREYFKFHLQNASTVAHIGRAIRSRENGEWIIPISKRINDRDGHFQGVLMAGIKMAYFDRFFKSFSLDDNGIMFLGLKDGTLLARRPFDDSLIGSSLAQGRIYSKLLPEAPAGTATIRSVVDGVVRLYGYRQLGMYPLVVAAASSRDTILKGWYERAFQASVIVALVILGVGLFGWVFIHQVRQGERIEKNLRKAQRALEEIATHDSLTGLANRRLFERSLEIEFARGARQSSPVGLIMLDIDFFKRYNDAYGHVAGDHCLIQVAQVLKNCCQRKADLAVRYGGEEFAVLLPDTDINGTLSIAGQIRRSVMDKCITHSGSPTGYLTVSLGCYSFIPSGNDSLEEFIQHADAALYQAKNAGRNRAAVLSLESSVAELMRSDR; from the coding sequence TTGACAATCCCCATTCACGACCCGCTTCAACCCCCCGGCACGCTAAAACGCCTGCCGCTGCGCAAGGCGGCAGCGCTGTTTATCGTTGCGGTGTGCCTGTGCCTGTCCGGCTTGCTCTACTTGCAGTTGGAGCAGACGCGACGCCAGGATCTGGCGACCGCGCAGATAGCCTCTTCCAACCTGACCCGGGCCATGGCGCAGCAGGCCGAAGACACGTTTCTGGCGGCGGACCTGGTGCTCACCAGTCTGGTCGACTGGGTCGAGAACGATGGTTACGGCGCCGCGCAACGGCCTCGCCTGCAAAAAACCTTCGCACGCCGAGTGCAGCAGCTGCAGCAGTTGGACGGCATGTTCCTGTTCGACCGCGATGGCCAGTGGGTGATTACTTCGTACCCGGACCTGCCCCGTGGCAACAGCGTGGCTGATCGCGAGTACTTCAAGTTTCACCTGCAGAACGCTTCCACCGTGGCGCACATCGGCCGGGCGATTCGCAGCCGCGAAAATGGCGAGTGGATCATCCCGATCTCGAAACGCATCAACGACCGCGACGGTCATTTTCAAGGCGTGCTGATGGCCGGGATCAAGATGGCGTACTTCGACCGGTTCTTCAAAAGCTTCAGCCTCGATGACAACGGCATCATGTTTCTCGGACTGAAGGATGGCACTTTGCTGGCGCGGCGGCCGTTCGACGACAGCCTGATCGGTTCATCGCTGGCGCAAGGCAGGATTTACTCGAAACTGCTGCCCGAAGCCCCGGCCGGCACTGCGACGATCAGATCGGTGGTCGATGGTGTGGTGCGTTTGTACGGCTATCGGCAGTTGGGGATGTATCCGCTGGTGGTCGCCGCGGCTTCGTCGCGCGACACGATTCTCAAGGGTTGGTATGAACGGGCCTTTCAGGCTAGCGTGATCGTCGCGCTGGTGATTCTGGGCGTGGGATTATTTGGCTGGGTGTTCATTCATCAGGTGCGTCAAGGCGAGCGCATCGAGAAGAACCTGCGCAAGGCGCAACGGGCGCTGGAGGAGATCGCCACCCACGACAGCCTGACCGGGCTGGCGAACCGGCGCTTGTTCGAGCGTTCGCTGGAAATCGAATTTGCCCGCGGTGCGCGGCAGTCGAGTCCGGTCGGGTTGATCATGCTCGATATCGATTTCTTCAAGCGCTACAACGATGCCTACGGCCATGTGGCAGGGGATCATTGCCTGATTCAGGTGGCCCAAGTGTTGAAGAATTGCTGCCAGCGCAAGGCTGACCTGGCGGTGCGTTACGGTGGTGAGGAATTCGCGGTGCTGCTGCCGGATACCGACATCAACGGCACCCTGTCGATTGCCGGGCAGATCCGCCGCAGTGTGATGGACAAGTGCATCACCCATAGCGGCTCGCCGACCGGGTATCTGACGGTCAGTCTGGGTTGCTATTCGTTTATCCCCAGCGGTAATGACAGCCTGGAAGAGTTCATCCAGCATGCCGACGCAGCGCTGTATCAGGCGAAAAATGCCGGGCGTAATCGCGCGGCGGTGTTGTCGCTGGAGTCCAGTGTTGCCGAGTTGATGCGGTCGGATCGCTGA
- the xth gene encoding exodeoxyribonuclease III has protein sequence MKNLRIATFNVNGLRARLPNLLEWLKREQPDIACLQELKSVDSAFPAAELEAAGYGAIWHGQASWNGVAILARDAQPLESRRGLPGDPEDKHSRYLEAAVHGVLVGCLYLPNGNPQPGPKFDYKLAWFERLIRYAKDLQSSDHPVVLAGDYNVVPTDMDIYNTRSWLKDALLQPESRECYQRLLDQGWTDSLRHLYPEDRLYTFWDYFRQHWQTNSGLRIDHLLLNPALSPYLHEAGVDAWVRNEPHASDHAPTWIRIGSRKRR, from the coding sequence ATGAAAAACCTGCGGATCGCCACCTTCAACGTCAACGGCCTGCGTGCGCGGCTGCCGAACCTGCTGGAGTGGCTCAAGCGCGAGCAGCCGGACATCGCTTGCCTGCAGGAGCTCAAGTCAGTCGACAGTGCCTTCCCGGCCGCCGAACTGGAGGCGGCGGGTTACGGCGCGATCTGGCACGGGCAGGCGTCATGGAACGGGGTGGCGATCCTCGCTCGCGATGCGCAACCGCTGGAAAGCCGCCGCGGTCTGCCGGGCGATCCCGAGGACAAACACAGCCGCTATCTGGAGGCGGCGGTGCACGGTGTGCTGGTCGGGTGCCTGTACCTGCCCAACGGCAACCCGCAGCCGGGGCCGAAATTCGATTACAAACTGGCCTGGTTCGAGCGCTTGATCCGCTACGCAAAAGACCTGCAAAGCAGTGATCATCCGGTGGTGCTGGCCGGTGATTACAACGTGGTGCCCACCGACATGGACATCTACAACACCCGCTCCTGGCTCAAGGATGCGTTGCTGCAACCCGAGAGCCGTGAGTGTTATCAACGGTTGCTGGATCAGGGCTGGACCGATTCGCTGCGCCACCTGTATCCCGAGGATCGCCTCTACACGTTTTGGGATTACTTCCGTCAGCACTGGCAAACCAACTCTGGCCTGCGCATCGATCATCTGCTGCTCAACCCGGCACTCAGCCCGTATCTGCACGAGGCCGGGGTAGACGCGTGGGTGCGCAACGAGCCGCACGCCAGCGACCATGCACCGACCTGGATTCGCATCGGTTCGCGCAAGCGTCGGTAG
- a CDS encoding ribonuclease T2 codes for MKKLFTILALIALTAGSIGLSSARQSNASKVQTEAVAGQFDYYLLTLSWSPTFCLTHKDDVQCSGKGYGFVLHGLWPQYANGGWPESCPPLTTLSAAETSKGLTLFPTKKLLDHEWSKHGTCSGLGAMGYLDEADKAVGAVNIPQALQPFSSSYYFEAQEIADLFRKANPGIPANGIAVICSGPELSEVRVCMGKDLQFGACGKGVKTQCRAGDIRVPPSR; via the coding sequence ATGAAAAAGCTGTTTACAATTCTGGCGCTGATCGCGCTGACGGCCGGTAGCATCGGCCTGAGTTCGGCGCGTCAGTCGAACGCCAGCAAGGTGCAAACGGAAGCGGTGGCGGGGCAGTTCGATTACTACCTGCTGACGTTGTCCTGGTCGCCGACGTTCTGCCTCACCCACAAAGATGACGTGCAATGTTCCGGCAAGGGCTACGGCTTCGTGCTGCACGGCTTGTGGCCGCAATACGCCAACGGCGGCTGGCCGGAATCCTGCCCACCGCTGACCACGCTGTCGGCGGCGGAAACCAGCAAGGGCCTGACGCTGTTCCCGACCAAAAAGCTGCTCGATCACGAATGGTCCAAGCACGGCACCTGCAGCGGTCTGGGCGCGATGGGTTATCTGGATGAGGCAGACAAAGCTGTCGGCGCGGTGAACATCCCGCAAGCGCTGCAACCGTTCAGCAGCTCGTACTACTTCGAAGCCCAGGAAATCGCCGACCTGTTCCGCAAGGCCAACCCGGGCATCCCGGCCAATGGCATCGCAGTGATCTGCAGCGGCCCGGAACTCTCGGAAGTACGGGTGTGCATGGGCAAGGATCTGCAGTTTGGCGCGTGCGGCAAGGGCGTGAAGACGCAGTGCCGGGCCGGGGATATTCGGGTGCCGCCGTCGCGTTGA
- a CDS encoding LysR family transcriptional regulator, whose amino-acid sequence MFDALLLRTFVTVVDEEGFSRAAEKLHLTQSAVSGHLRRLEEQVGKPLLKRTTRSQQLTPDGERLMAYARAILALNRDAWMQLTRTPFQGRVRIGVSEDFVEARLLRALQDCAAQHPGMEIDVQVNIPGTLLSQMHQGELDMVVGSLCEASDAGRLLWQEPLVWAWAAQPFTPLPMPLPLALFPEPCPYREAALVRLAQAGIAQRTAMLCSSTAGLRAAAASGFAVAPMPVSQLGHGLAALGAEQGLPALPDAQIRLFVAPHADPQLLDSVSQVIVEFCSTRRQ is encoded by the coding sequence ATGTTTGACGCCTTGTTGCTCAGGACCTTTGTCACGGTTGTCGATGAGGAGGGTTTCAGCCGTGCCGCTGAAAAGCTCCATCTCACCCAGTCTGCCGTTAGTGGTCATCTTCGGCGGCTGGAGGAGCAAGTCGGCAAACCGCTGCTCAAACGCACCACTCGCTCCCAGCAACTGACCCCTGACGGTGAACGTCTGATGGCCTATGCGCGGGCGATTCTGGCGTTGAACCGCGATGCCTGGATGCAGCTCACGCGTACGCCATTTCAAGGCCGGGTTCGCATTGGCGTTTCCGAGGATTTTGTCGAGGCGCGGTTGTTGCGCGCGTTGCAGGATTGCGCGGCGCAGCATCCAGGAATGGAAATCGATGTTCAGGTCAATATTCCAGGGACGTTGCTGAGCCAGATGCATCAGGGCGAACTGGACATGGTCGTCGGTTCGTTGTGTGAAGCCAGTGATGCGGGGCGCCTGCTTTGGCAAGAGCCGTTGGTGTGGGCATGGGCGGCACAACCGTTCACGCCACTGCCGATGCCCTTACCGTTGGCACTGTTTCCCGAGCCGTGTCCGTATCGCGAAGCGGCGTTGGTGAGGTTGGCTCAAGCCGGTATTGCGCAACGTACCGCGATGCTGTGCTCCAGCACCGCCGGGTTGCGCGCTGCGGCAGCCTCCGGATTTGCCGTGGCCCCCATGCCGGTCAGTCAACTGGGGCACGGTCTGGCCGCGCTGGGAGCGGAGCAGGGCTTGCCAGCGTTGCCGGACGCCCAAATCCGCTTGTTCGTCGCGCCGCATGCCGATCCGCAACTGCTCGATTCGGTATCGCAGGTGATCGTCGAGTTTTGTTCAACACGGCGGCAGTGA
- a CDS encoding transporter substrate-binding domain-containing protein — translation MTILKSTLILCGALTLAAGVRAQETSSHLDSIQQQGQLRVCTTGDYKPYTFKRTDGVFEGIDIAMARSLADSLGVKVEWVQTTWKTLMPDMQAGRCDIGMGGISVTLERQKKAYFSNTLDSDGKIPLVRCADQAKYQTIEQINQPNVRLVEPAGGTNEAFVHAFLPKAQLALHDNVTIFQQLLDNKADVMITDASEALYQQKLKPGLCAVNPHQYMQYGEKAYLLPRDDISWKLYVDQWLHLNKVTGSYQKVIGEWLAVPQ, via the coding sequence ATGACAATTCTAAAAAGCACCCTGATCCTTTGCGGCGCACTGACCTTGGCCGCGGGCGTTCGAGCCCAGGAAACCTCTTCGCACCTCGACAGCATCCAGCAACAAGGCCAGCTGCGCGTCTGCACCACCGGCGACTACAAGCCCTACACCTTCAAGCGCACCGACGGCGTTTTCGAAGGCATCGACATCGCCATGGCGCGCTCGCTGGCCGACAGCCTCGGGGTCAAAGTCGAATGGGTGCAGACCACTTGGAAAACCCTGATGCCGGACATGCAGGCCGGCAGGTGCGACATCGGCATGGGCGGCATCTCGGTGACGCTGGAGCGGCAGAAAAAAGCCTACTTCAGCAACACCCTCGACAGCGACGGCAAGATCCCGCTGGTGCGCTGCGCCGATCAGGCCAAGTACCAGACCATCGAGCAGATCAACCAGCCCAACGTGCGCCTAGTGGAACCCGCCGGCGGCACCAACGAAGCCTTCGTCCACGCCTTCCTGCCCAAAGCGCAACTGGCCCTGCACGACAACGTGACGATCTTCCAGCAACTGCTCGACAACAAGGCTGACGTGATGATCACCGACGCCTCGGAAGCCTTGTACCAGCAGAAACTCAAACCGGGGCTGTGCGCAGTGAATCCGCACCAATACATGCAGTACGGCGAGAAGGCGTACCTGCTGCCGCGCGATGACATCAGCTGGAAACTGTACGTCGATCAGTGGCTGCATCTGAACAAAGTCACCGGCAGTTATCAGAAGGTGATCGGTGAGTGGCTGGCTGTGCCGCAGTAA
- the copC gene encoding copper homeostasis periplasmic binding protein CopC: MRTLNITLVLASGLLLSTLAQAHPKLLSSTPAEGADGAAPGKIELHFSENLLTQFSGAKLVMTEMPGMAHSPMPMKAKVSAGGDPKTMLVTPLAPLPAGTYKVEWRAVSSDTHPITGNVTFKVK; this comes from the coding sequence ATGCGCACGTTGAATATCACCCTTGTACTCGCCAGCGGATTGCTCTTGAGCACCCTCGCCCAGGCCCACCCGAAACTGCTGTCGTCGACCCCGGCCGAAGGCGCTGACGGTGCGGCGCCCGGCAAGATCGAACTGCACTTTTCCGAGAACCTGCTGACCCAGTTTTCCGGCGCCAAACTGGTGATGACCGAGATGCCCGGCATGGCCCATTCGCCGATGCCGATGAAGGCCAAAGTCAGCGCCGGAGGTGACCCGAAAACCATGCTCGTCACCCCGCTCGCGCCGTTACCCGCCGGCACCTACAAAGTCGAGTGGCGCGCGGTGTCGTCCGATACGCACCCGATCACCGGCAACGTCACGTTCAAAGTGAAGTGA
- a CDS encoding copper resistance protein B produces MTRITAFSLVLVGTSAMAANDMQGMDHSQMPGMDHSMQSMDDGMMQPAAPSESRTPIPALTDADRAAVFVSPGGHQVHDSAINSYFLADKLEWQNADDGSALAWDLSGWIGGDIDRLWLRSEGERSNGKTEDAEIQALWGHAISPWWDVVSGVRQDFKPGAPQTWAAFGLQGMALYNFEAKATAFLGEGGQSALRLEGDYDILLTNRLILQPTAELNVYGKNDPQRGLGSGLSNTEAGLRLRYEIRREFAPYIGVTWNRTYGNTADYAREEGADRSEARLVLGVRMWF; encoded by the coding sequence ATGACTCGAATCACCGCGTTTTCTCTGGTGCTTGTCGGCACGTCGGCCATGGCCGCCAACGACATGCAAGGCATGGATCACAGCCAGATGCCCGGCATGGATCATTCGATGCAAAGCATGGACGACGGCATGATGCAGCCCGCCGCGCCGAGCGAAAGCCGCACGCCGATCCCGGCGCTGACCGACGCCGATCGCGCCGCCGTGTTCGTCAGCCCCGGTGGCCATCAGGTGCACGACAGCGCGATCAACAGCTACTTCCTCGCCGACAAACTCGAATGGCAGAACGCCGACGACGGCAGCGCTTTGGCCTGGGATCTGTCCGGTTGGATCGGCGGCGACATCGATCGCCTGTGGCTGCGCTCCGAAGGCGAACGCAGCAACGGCAAGACCGAGGACGCCGAGATCCAGGCCCTGTGGGGCCACGCGATTTCGCCATGGTGGGACGTGGTCAGTGGCGTGCGCCAGGACTTCAAACCGGGCGCGCCACAAACCTGGGCGGCGTTCGGTTTGCAGGGCATGGCGCTGTACAACTTCGAGGCCAAGGCCACGGCGTTTCTCGGCGAGGGCGGACAAAGCGCGCTGCGGCTGGAAGGCGACTACGACATTCTGCTGACCAACCGGCTGATCCTGCAGCCCACCGCCGAACTCAACGTCTACGGCAAAAACGACCCGCAACGGGGCCTCGGCTCCGGCCTATCGAACACTGAAGCCGGCCTGCGCCTGCGCTATGAAATCCGCCGTGAATTTGCGCCCTACATCGGCGTGACATGGAACCGCACCTACGGCAACACCGCCGATTACGCCCGCGAAGAAGGCGCGGATCGCAGCGAAGCACGGCTCGTGCTCGGCGTGCGGATGTGGTTCTGA
- a CDS encoding FMN-dependent NADH-azoreductase, whose product MTTLLHIECSPRKQRSASRQVARSFIERYQLHHPQMHIETLDLWGIQLPEFGEHAMNAKYAGLSGTPLTPAQQSAWNELKHLAAYLYRADVIVLSVPLWNFSIPYKLKHFIDLVSQKDILFNFDPQHGLKGLLKDKIAVAAYACGMDFSAQSATPVERFDFQKPYVAAWLGYIGISVVHELSVEKTILGEDIDRDARLAASQQARELADHLAG is encoded by the coding sequence GTGACCACCCTTCTGCACATCGAATGCTCACCCCGTAAACAACGCTCCGCATCACGGCAAGTCGCCCGCAGCTTCATCGAGCGCTATCAACTGCATCACCCCCAGATGCACATCGAAACGCTGGACCTGTGGGGGATACAGCTTCCAGAGTTCGGCGAACATGCGATGAACGCCAAATACGCCGGCCTCAGTGGTACGCCCCTGACACCCGCACAGCAATCGGCCTGGAATGAACTCAAGCACCTCGCGGCTTACCTGTACCGCGCCGACGTGATAGTGCTGTCGGTGCCCCTGTGGAACTTCAGCATCCCGTACAAGCTCAAGCACTTCATTGATCTGGTTTCGCAGAAAGACATTCTGTTCAACTTCGATCCTCAGCATGGCCTGAAAGGTTTGCTGAAAGACAAAATCGCTGTGGCCGCCTATGCCTGCGGGATGGACTTCTCTGCGCAATCAGCCACCCCAGTCGAGCGCTTCGACTTTCAGAAACCGTATGTGGCCGCCTGGCTCGGCTACATTGGCATCAGCGTGGTACATGAGTTGAGCGTCGAGAAGACGATTCTCGGCGAAGACATCGATCGTGACGCGCGGCTTGCGGCCTCACAGCAGGCGCGGGAACTGGCGGATCATCTCGCCGGCTGA
- a CDS encoding DUF6691 family protein → MIRLNAFVAGLLFGLGLLLAGMANPTKVLAFLDVAGAWDPSLALVMVGAIAIAFGPLTWARRQRQSLLGKPMQIPTKRELDRRLIGGSLLFGVGWGIAGICPGPAVTILLTGHWQAIVFVLAMLAGMWLFTLLEAQRKP, encoded by the coding sequence ATGATCAGATTGAATGCATTCGTGGCGGGCCTGCTGTTCGGCCTCGGCTTGCTTCTGGCGGGTATGGCCAATCCAACGAAAGTCCTGGCATTTCTGGATGTGGCCGGGGCTTGGGATCCGTCGCTGGCACTGGTCATGGTCGGCGCCATTGCCATCGCCTTCGGCCCCTTGACCTGGGCGCGCCGGCAGCGCCAATCGCTATTGGGCAAGCCCATGCAAATACCCACCAAACGAGAACTGGATCGGCGCCTGATCGGCGGCAGTCTGTTGTTCGGTGTCGGTTGGGGAATAGCCGGTATCTGCCCCGGCCCGGCAGTGACCATCCTGCTGACGGGTCACTGGCAAGCGATCGTATTCGTGTTGGCGATGTTGGCCGGCATGTGGCTGTTCACGCTATTGGAAGCCCAACGCAAGCCTTAA
- the copD gene encoding copper homeostasis membrane protein CopD has protein sequence MAELINILLRLALYGDLLLLFGVALFALYSGHASLRFSPLLRGLALLGALLSVAGLVLMTRAMSGETEFAALWPHLQMMLLETEVGLAWALRMLALMVVLIRPGWAIASIAGAVALASLAWSGHGAMDEGSLRFWHFLSDILHLLAAGAWLGAMLALVLLARGRVDEARIRLLTHAVKRFEWVGAAIVLTLSITGVVNYLFIVGPRLDDVLLGAYGMLLAIKVLLFAGMLVLAALNRFHLGPALERSIRDGQHVIAANALRRSVLLELGMALLIVALVAWLGTLSPDAG, from the coding sequence ATGGCTGAACTGATCAACATCCTCCTGCGTCTGGCGTTGTATGGGGATTTGCTGCTGTTGTTCGGGGTGGCGTTGTTTGCGTTGTACAGCGGTCACGCCAGCCTGCGGTTTAGCCCCCTGTTGCGCGGGTTGGCGTTGCTCGGCGCGCTGCTGTCGGTGGCGGGCCTGGTATTGATGACCCGCGCCATGAGCGGCGAAACGGAGTTCGCCGCGCTGTGGCCGCACCTGCAAATGATGTTGCTGGAAACGGAGGTCGGGCTGGCGTGGGCGCTGCGCATGCTGGCACTGATGGTGGTGTTGATCAGACCGGGTTGGGCGATCGCATCGATTGCCGGCGCGGTCGCCCTCGCCTCCCTTGCCTGGAGCGGACACGGAGCGATGGATGAGGGATCGCTGCGGTTCTGGCATTTCCTCAGCGACATCCTCCATCTGCTGGCGGCGGGTGCATGGTTGGGGGCGATGCTGGCGCTGGTGTTGCTCGCGCGCGGCCGTGTGGATGAAGCGCGGATTCGCCTGTTGACTCATGCGGTGAAACGCTTCGAATGGGTCGGCGCGGCGATTGTGCTGACGCTGTCGATCACCGGCGTGGTGAATTACCTGTTCATCGTCGGCCCGAGGCTGGATGACGTGCTGCTCGGCGCCTACGGGATGTTGCTGGCGATCAAGGTTTTGCTGTTTGCCGGGATGCTGGTGCTGGCCGCGTTGAATCGCTTTCATCTTGGGCCTGCGCTGGAACGATCGATACGCGACGGACAGCACGTCATCGCGGCAAATGCGCTCAGACGCAGCGTGCTGCTGGAGCTGGGCATGGCCCTGCTGATCGTGGCGTTGGTGGCGTGGCTCGGCACGTTGAGTCCGGACGCGGGATGA
- a CDS encoding DUF7079 family protein, translated as MGHSPTPCELYKIRAALSDIFVDTGVDYPYIAEQIKGYEPELIKNILYSEVAVVCADNLECVLPPIWTGFEPDSLNREIEQMLLANRTSRIRRQLHKLHTAWLRFSYRDVWKELSAHLKQSS; from the coding sequence ATGGGACACTCACCCACTCCTTGCGAGTTGTACAAAATCAGGGCCGCCCTGTCAGACATCTTTGTCGACACAGGAGTGGATTACCCCTACATCGCTGAGCAAATCAAAGGCTACGAGCCGGAACTGATCAAAAACATCCTCTACTCGGAAGTCGCCGTCGTCTGCGCCGACAACCTGGAATGCGTACTTCCCCCGATCTGGACAGGCTTCGAACCTGACTCGCTGAACCGGGAGATCGAGCAAATGCTGCTTGCAAACAGGACCAGCAGGATTCGGCGGCAACTTCATAAGCTACATACCGCCTGGCTGCGCTTCAGCTATCGCGACGTCTGGAAAGAACTGTCAGCCCACCTCAAACAATCGAGCTGA
- a CDS encoding YeeE/YedE family protein translates to MNVDWLNFTPWSSLAGGALIGLAASLFVVGNGRIAGISGLIGSLLQRNSEGASEKALFLLGLLVAPLLWALFSALPPIEFQNGWLGLSVAGLLVGLGTRYGSGCTSGHGVCGISRLSPRSMIATACFMLSGFVTVFILRHLLGA, encoded by the coding sequence ATGAATGTCGACTGGCTCAATTTCACTCCCTGGTCGTCCCTGGCCGGTGGCGCGCTGATCGGGCTGGCTGCCAGCCTGTTCGTGGTCGGCAATGGCCGTATCGCCGGCATCAGCGGCTTGATCGGCAGCCTGCTGCAACGCAACAGTGAAGGCGCCAGCGAAAAAGCCCTGTTCCTGCTGGGCCTGCTGGTTGCGCCGCTGCTCTGGGCATTGTTCAGCGCGTTGCCGCCGATCGAGTTCCAGAACGGCTGGCTCGGGCTGAGCGTCGCGGGGTTATTGGTGGGGCTGGGCACACGCTACGGTTCCGGTTGCACCAGTGGCCATGGCGTTTGCGGCATATCGCGCCTTTCGCCGCGCTCGATGATCGCCACCGCCTGCTTCATGCTCAGCGGATTCGTCACGGTGTTTATCCTGCGCCATCTGCTGGGAGCCTGA
- a CDS encoding copper resistance system multicopper oxidase, which produces MPSNTSRRTFVKGLAASGLLGGLGLWRAPVWALSGPGQINELSGSDFELFIGETPVNFTGSPRTAMTINGSLPGPLLRWREGDTVTLRVRNRLKDSTSIHWHGILLPANMDGVPGLSFHGIEPGGVYVYQFKVRQHGTYWYHSHSGLQEQAGVYGPLVIDAKEPEPFQYDRDYVVMLSDWTDEAPASLMKTLKKQSDYYNYHKRTVGDFIDDVSEKGWGATVADRTMWAQMKMNPTDIADVSGATYTFLINGHAPDTNWTGLFRSGEKLRLRLINGSAMTYFDVRIPGLKMTVVAADGLHVKPVSVDELRIAVAETYDVIVEPVAEAYTLFAQAMDRTGYARATLATRAGLAAPVPALDPRPLVTMDDMGMGGMDHGSMDMSAMAGMDHSAMGPMQSHPDSEKDNPLVDMQAMSTAPKLNDPGLGLRNNGRRVLTYADLRSTFEDPDGRDPGRTIELHLTGHMEKFAWSFNGIKFSDAEPLRLKYGERIRLVLVNDTMMTHPIHLHGMWSDLEDENGDFQVRKHTLDMPPGTRRSYRVTADALGRWAYHCHLLYHMEMGMFREVRVEE; this is translated from the coding sequence ATGCCTTCCAACACTTCAAGACGCACCTTCGTCAAAGGCCTTGCCGCCAGCGGCCTGCTCGGTGGCCTCGGCTTATGGCGCGCGCCGGTCTGGGCGCTGAGCGGGCCGGGGCAGATCAACGAGCTGAGTGGCAGCGACTTCGAACTGTTCATCGGCGAAACCCCGGTCAACTTCACCGGCAGCCCGCGCACCGCCATGACCATCAATGGCAGCCTGCCCGGCCCGCTGCTGCGCTGGCGCGAAGGCGACACAGTGACGTTGCGGGTGCGCAACCGGCTCAAGGACAGTACTTCGATTCACTGGCACGGCATCCTCCTGCCGGCCAACATGGACGGCGTGCCGGGCCTGAGTTTTCACGGCATCGAACCGGGTGGTGTGTACGTCTACCAGTTCAAGGTGCGGCAGCACGGCACCTACTGGTATCACAGCCATTCCGGGTTGCAGGAACAGGCCGGGGTCTACGGGCCGCTGGTGATCGACGCCAAAGAACCGGAGCCGTTCCAGTACGACCGCGACTACGTGGTGATGCTCAGCGACTGGACTGACGAAGCCCCGGCCAGCCTGATGAAGACCCTGAAAAAGCAGTCCGACTACTACAACTACCACAAGCGCACCGTCGGCGACTTCATCGACGACGTCAGCGAAAAAGGCTGGGGCGCCACCGTCGCCGACCGCACGATGTGGGCGCAAATGAAGATGAACCCCACCGACATCGCCGACGTCAGTGGCGCCACCTACACCTTCCTGATCAACGGCCACGCTCCCGACACGAACTGGACCGGGCTGTTTCGCTCCGGTGAAAAACTGCGTCTGCGGCTGATCAACGGCTCGGCCATGACCTACTTCGACGTGCGCATTCCCGGGCTGAAAATGACCGTGGTCGCGGCGGACGGTTTGCACGTCAAACCGGTCAGTGTCGATGAGCTGCGCATCGCAGTGGCAGAAACCTACGACGTGATCGTCGAACCCGTCGCCGAGGCTTACACCCTGTTCGCCCAGGCCATGGACCGCACCGGTTACGCCCGCGCCACCCTCGCCACCCGCGCCGGTCTGGCAGCGCCGGTGCCTGCGCTGGATCCACGCCCGTTGGTGACCATGGACGACATGGGCATGGGTGGCATGGATCACGGCTCGATGGACATGAGCGCCATGGCGGGCATGGATCACTCGGCCATGGGCCCGATGCAATCGCACCCCGACAGCGAAAAAGACAACCCGCTGGTGGACATGCAAGCCATGAGCACCGCCCCCAAACTCAACGACCCTGGCCTGGGTCTGCGCAACAACGGTCGCCGCGTGCTGACCTACGCCGACCTGCGCAGCACCTTCGAAGACCCGGATGGCCGCGACCCCGGCCGCACGATTGAGCTGCACCTGACCGGGCATATGGAGAAATTCGCCTGGTCGTTCAACGGCATCAAGTTCTCCGACGCCGAGCCGCTGCGCCTCAAGTACGGCGAGCGCATTCGTCTGGTGCTGGTCAACGACACGATGATGACCCACCCCATTCACCTGCACGGCATGTGGAGCGATCTGGAAGACGAGAACGGCGACTTCCAGGTGCGCAAACACACCCTCGACATGCCCCCCGGCACTCGCCGCAGCTACCGGGTGACGGCCGATGCATTGGGCCGCTGGGCCTATCACTGCCATCTGCTCTATCACATGGAAATGGGCATGTTCCGCGAAGTTCGGGTGGAAGAATGA